One segment of Planctomycetota bacterium DNA contains the following:
- the lpxC gene encoding UDP-3-O-acyl-N-acetylglucosamine deacetylase, whose protein sequence is MKPSAPTAVPSGPLRGTTADPQHTLARTATVRGKGLMLGEEAVLEITPAPPGTGIIFERVDLDPPVTIPALVTHVLPRPRRTTLRGGDATIDTVEHCMSALAGLRVDNAILRLRGPELPCGDGSALPFVLPIVEAGLVEQDAARRVFRLRDPIVVEDADSMIAALPRDSEGMEISYDLDYGAVEQRIPRQTKVFDPLRSDYATDIAPARTFSLQEEAEAIWASGLCRHLSVRDALVIGDNGPIENTFRFSDEPVRHKLLDVLGDLYLAGRPVQCRIVAYRSGHGLNRQMCQRLLRTMKAADLAESLVAGQALDARAIQKILPHRYPMLLVDRVVEIDSNRRAVGVKNVTMNEPFFQGHYPGTPIMPGVLIVEAMAQLGGLLLSQTLEHSGRVAMLLSLDRVKLRKPVVPGDQLVIEVETVRANARTASLKCKATVGGKSAAEAEIRFMMVDSTEA, encoded by the coding sequence ATGAAGCCTTCGGCCCCCACCGCCGTGCCCTCCGGTCCTTTGCGGGGAACCACGGCCGACCCGCAGCACACGCTGGCGCGCACCGCCACCGTGCGCGGCAAGGGCCTGATGCTCGGCGAGGAGGCCGTGCTTGAAATCACGCCGGCGCCGCCGGGAACCGGGATCATCTTCGAGCGCGTCGACCTCGATCCGCCCGTGACCATTCCCGCCCTGGTGACGCACGTGCTGCCGCGGCCGCGGCGCACCACGCTGCGCGGCGGCGACGCCACCATCGACACGGTCGAGCACTGCATGAGCGCGCTGGCCGGCCTGCGCGTGGACAACGCGATCCTGCGCCTGCGCGGCCCCGAGTTGCCCTGCGGCGACGGCAGCGCACTTCCCTTCGTGCTGCCCATCGTCGAGGCCGGCCTGGTGGAGCAGGACGCCGCCCGCCGGGTCTTCCGCCTTCGCGATCCGATCGTCGTCGAGGACGCCGACTCCATGATCGCCGCGCTGCCGCGCGACAGCGAAGGCATGGAGATTTCCTACGACCTGGACTACGGCGCGGTGGAGCAGCGCATTCCTCGGCAGACCAAGGTCTTCGACCCGCTGCGCAGCGACTACGCCACCGACATCGCCCCGGCCCGCACCTTCAGCCTGCAGGAAGAGGCCGAGGCGATCTGGGCCTCGGGGCTCTGTCGCCATCTCTCGGTGCGCGACGCGCTGGTGATCGGCGACAACGGGCCGATCGAGAATACTTTTCGCTTCAGCGACGAGCCGGTGCGGCACAAGCTGCTCGATGTGCTGGGCGACCTCTATCTGGCGGGCCGGCCCGTGCAATGTCGGATCGTCGCCTACCGCAGCGGCCACGGACTCAACCGACAGATGTGCCAGCGCCTGCTGCGGACCATGAAGGCCGCAGACCTGGCCGAGAGCCTGGTCGCGGGTCAAGCGCTGGACGCCCGCGCCATCCAGAAGATCCTGCCGCACCGCTACCCCATGCTGCTGGTGGACCGCGTGGTTGAGATCGACTCGAACCGCCGCGCCGTGGGTGTGAAGAACGTCACCATGAACGAGCCCTTCTTCCAGGGCCACTATCCCGGCACACCCATCATGCCCGGGGTGCTCATCGTGGAGGCCATGGCCCAGCTGGGCGGTTTGCTTTTGAGCCAGACTCTGGAGCATTCGGGCCGCGTCGCCATGCTTTTAAGCCTGGACCGGGTGAAACTGCGAAAACCCGTGGTTCCGGGCGACCAACTGGTGATCGAGGTCGAAACCGTGCGGGCCAACGCCCGGACCGCCTCCCTGAAATGCAAGGCCACCGTGGGCGGGAAATCCGCTGCGGAGGCTGAAATTCGCTTTATGATGGTCGATTCCACCGAAGCCTGA
- the lpxA gene encoding acyl-ACP--UDP-N-acetylglucosamine O-acyltransferase — MTKIHPTAIIDPSVKLASGVTVGPWCVIGPDCEIGEDSELVSHVHMDRSTRLGRENVLHPFTIVGGPPQDKKFAGERTTLEIGDRNQIREFASIHRGTGNGGGITKIGSDNLVMGCVHIAHDCRVGNHVILANNAMLAGHVTVCDYVNVGGGCGLHHFVRLGTCAFLGAMARVSKDVPPYMIAEGNPAEMRGHNAIAMKRRGFSDAEVDSMKEAYKRLFRDRGGNIVEKVAKLRAEFPDFTSIAEVCDAVLEAGEGTHGRAQEALRPDDKRSHPSVAASTVQKH; from the coding sequence ATGACGAAAATCCATCCCACCGCCATCATCGATCCTTCGGTCAAGCTCGCCTCCGGAGTCACGGTCGGACCCTGGTGCGTCATCGGCCCCGACTGCGAAATCGGAGAGGACAGCGAGCTGGTGAGCCACGTGCACATGGACCGCTCCACGCGCCTCGGCCGCGAGAACGTGCTCCACCCCTTCACGATCGTCGGCGGCCCGCCGCAGGACAAGAAGTTCGCCGGCGAGCGCACCACGCTCGAGATCGGCGACCGCAACCAGATCCGCGAGTTCGCCTCCATCCACCGCGGCACCGGCAACGGCGGCGGCATCACGAAAATCGGCAGCGACAACCTGGTCATGGGCTGCGTGCACATCGCCCACGACTGCCGGGTCGGCAACCACGTCATCTTGGCCAACAACGCCATGCTCGCGGGCCACGTCACGGTGTGCGACTACGTCAACGTGGGCGGCGGCTGCGGCCTGCACCACTTCGTGCGGCTGGGCACCTGCGCATTCCTGGGCGCCATGGCGCGGGTCAGCAAGGACGTGCCCCCCTACATGATCGCCGAGGGCAATCCCGCCGAGATGCGCGGGCACAACGCCATCGCCATGAAGCGGCGCGGATTCTCCGACGCGGAAGTCGACTCCATGAAGGAAGCCTACAAGCGGCTCTTCCGCGATCGCGGCGGCAACATCGTCGAGAAGGTGGCGAAATTGCGGGCGGAATTCCCCGATTTCACCAGCATCGCCGAGGTCTGCGACGCGGTGCTCGAGGCCGGCGAGGGAACGCATGGCCGCGCCCAGGAGGCGCTGCGCCCCGACGACAAGCGCTCGCATCCGTCGGTCGCCGCCTCCACGGTTCAGAAACACTAA
- a CDS encoding M24 family metallopeptidase, producing MIDNDEAIVMGGISTTNMTLFHQLRFRVGDPLACAEVATSGGGRRRTLIVRDIELGRAKQHARADVFAVPGDFVPAAGQSAERDVATAQALAECLRRAKVKRAVCDRTFPALFAHELGAAGIALRCDPGLFQSARRSKDSAERQAMHEAQCMTQDAIELACRMIARAAVNAKGELLHEGAPLTSERVRGAIDQFFAARGYENPRSIVAGGKQGADCHHDGEGVLRSGELVMVDIFPRSKASGYWGDCTRTLVHGKVPAQAAKMHQAVVAAKAAAVKAARVGALCGDVNAETLRVIHEQGFSSGTPPMDAPDSWCGMVHGTGHGLGLDVHEPPLVDRGGPALVEGDVITIEPGLYSKSIGGVRIEDAYVIEAAGARRLGRALPEGLDWS from the coding sequence ATGATCGACAACGACGAAGCCATCGTGATGGGCGGCATTTCGACCACCAACATGACCCTCTTTCACCAGCTGCGCTTCCGCGTGGGCGATCCGCTGGCCTGCGCCGAGGTGGCCACCTCCGGCGGTGGGCGTCGGCGCACCCTGATCGTGCGCGACATCGAGCTCGGTCGCGCCAAGCAGCATGCGCGGGCGGATGTCTTCGCGGTGCCGGGGGACTTCGTGCCGGCGGCGGGCCAGTCGGCGGAGCGCGATGTCGCCACCGCGCAGGCGCTGGCCGAATGCCTGCGCCGCGCCAAGGTCAAGCGCGCCGTGTGCGACCGGACTTTTCCCGCGCTCTTCGCCCACGAGCTGGGCGCCGCGGGCATCGCCCTGCGATGCGACCCCGGGCTCTTTCAATCGGCGCGGCGCAGCAAGGACTCCGCCGAGCGCCAGGCCATGCACGAGGCGCAGTGCATGACCCAGGACGCCATTGAACTGGCATGCCGGATGATTGCGCGGGCGGCGGTCAACGCCAAAGGCGAGCTGCTCCACGAGGGAGCGCCGCTGACCAGCGAGCGGGTGCGCGGCGCGATCGACCAGTTTTTCGCGGCCCGCGGGTATGAAAATCCCCGGTCGATTGTCGCCGGCGGAAAGCAGGGGGCGGACTGCCACCACGACGGCGAGGGCGTGCTGCGCAGCGGTGAACTGGTGATGGTGGACATTTTTCCCAGGTCCAAGGCCAGCGGCTACTGGGGCGACTGCACCCGGACCCTGGTGCATGGAAAGGTTCCGGCGCAGGCCGCCAAGATGCACCAGGCTGTCGTTGCGGCGAAGGCCGCGGCGGTGAAGGCCGCCCGTGTCGGCGCGCTGTGCGGCGACGTGAACGCGGAAACCCTCCGGGTGATCCACGAGCAGGGCTTCAGCAGCGGCACGCCCCCGATGGACGCGCCCGATTCTTGGTGCGGCATGGTGCATGGCACCGGGCATGGCCTGGGCCTTGACGTGCACGAGCCGCCGCTGGTCGACCGCGGAGGCCCGGCGCTGGTGGAGGGCGATGTGATCACCATCGAGCCCGGGCTCTATTCCAAGTCGATCGGCGGAGTGCGCATCGAGGATGCCTATGTCATTGAGGCCGCCGGAGCGCGTCGACTGGGCCGGGCGCTTCCCGAGGGTCTGGACTGGAGTTGA
- the ettA gene encoding energy-dependent translational throttle protein EttA produces the protein MAAPSTSSETTQIIFSMTGVTKEIDRRVILKDVSLSYYFGAKIGVLGLNGSGKSTLLKIMAGVDKVFDGKVWSANGYEVGYLEQEPLLGETRTAIEIVREGAQATFDLLAEYDRLNEKLAESLDDAAMQRTLDRLAVVQEQLEKFDAWTIDHQLEMAMEALRCPPPDQPMNTCSGGEKRRVALCRLLLKKPDILLLDEPTNHLDAESVDWLEHHLQNYKGTVIAVTHDRYFLDNVATWILELDRGEGIPYRGNYTGWLEQKEKRLALESKQEGQRQRALARELDWIRKNPKGRQSKSKARVQSYEQMLNEDAKAKIKEIEIYIPPGPRLGTVVVEAIGLSKSFGDNLLLEDANFLIPPGAVVGIVGPNGAGKTTLFRMITGQDKPDGGTLKIGETVKLAYLEQTRDTLSDKESVWQAISGGVEEIKLGTATVNSRAYVSRYGFSGTEQQKLVGVLSGGERNRVHLARMLTSGANVILLDEPTNDIDVNTMRALEEAVQNFAGTVLCISHDRWFLDRVATHILAFEGDSKVFFYPGGWSEYEADHRKRTGATVDTIPKRIRHRKLSRD, from the coding sequence ATGGCAGCTCCATCCACCAGCAGCGAAACCACCCAGATCATCTTTTCGATGACGGGAGTCACCAAGGAAATCGACCGCCGGGTCATCCTGAAGGATGTCTCGCTCTCCTATTACTTCGGCGCCAAGATCGGCGTGCTGGGCTTGAACGGGTCGGGCAAGAGCACGCTGCTCAAGATCATGGCCGGAGTGGACAAGGTCTTCGACGGCAAGGTCTGGAGCGCCAACGGCTACGAGGTGGGCTACCTCGAGCAGGAGCCGCTTCTGGGCGAGACGCGAACCGCGATTGAGATTGTCCGCGAAGGCGCCCAGGCGACCTTCGACCTGCTTGCCGAATATGACCGCCTCAATGAGAAGCTGGCCGAGTCGCTGGACGACGCGGCGATGCAGCGCACCTTGGACCGGCTCGCGGTCGTGCAGGAGCAGCTCGAGAAGTTTGACGCCTGGACCATCGACCACCAACTGGAGATGGCGATGGAGGCCTTGCGCTGCCCGCCTCCGGACCAGCCCATGAACACCTGCTCCGGCGGCGAGAAGCGCCGCGTGGCCCTTTGCCGCTTGCTGCTGAAAAAGCCCGACATCCTGCTGCTGGACGAGCCGACCAACCATCTTGACGCGGAAAGCGTGGACTGGCTGGAGCACCATCTGCAGAACTACAAGGGCACCGTGATCGCGGTGACGCACGACCGTTACTTCCTGGACAACGTCGCCACCTGGATCCTGGAGCTCGACCGGGGCGAGGGCATTCCCTACCGCGGCAACTACACGGGCTGGCTGGAGCAGAAGGAAAAGCGGCTGGCTCTGGAATCGAAGCAGGAAGGTCAGCGGCAACGGGCGCTGGCACGCGAGTTGGATTGGATCCGCAAGAATCCCAAGGGCCGGCAATCCAAGAGCAAGGCCCGCGTGCAGAGTTACGAGCAGATGCTCAACGAGGACGCCAAGGCCAAGATCAAGGAGATCGAGATCTACATTCCGCCGGGGCCGCGGCTGGGCACCGTTGTGGTGGAGGCCATCGGCCTGAGCAAAAGTTTCGGCGACAACCTGCTGCTGGAGGACGCCAACTTCCTGATTCCGCCCGGCGCAGTGGTCGGCATCGTTGGCCCCAACGGCGCCGGCAAGACGACGCTCTTCCGCATGATCACCGGGCAGGACAAGCCGGATGGCGGAACCCTGAAGATCGGCGAGACGGTGAAGCTGGCCTACCTGGAGCAGACCCGCGACACCTTGAGCGACAAGGAGAGCGTCTGGCAGGCGATTTCCGGCGGCGTCGAGGAGATCAAGCTGGGCACCGCCACGGTGAACAGCCGCGCCTACGTCAGCCGCTACGGATTCAGCGGCACGGAACAGCAGAAACTGGTCGGCGTGCTTTCGGGCGGTGAGCGGAACCGCGTTCATCTGGCGCGGATGCTGACCAGCGGCGCAAACGTGATTCTGCTGGATGAACCGACCAATGACATCGACGTGAACACCATGCGGGCGCTGGAGGAGGCCGTGCAGAATTTCGCGGGCACCGTGCTCTGCATCAGCCACGACCGCTGGTTCCTGGACCGCGTGGCCACCCACATCCTGGCCTTCGAAGGCGACAGCAAGGTCTTTTTCTATCCCGGCGGCTGGAGCGAATACGAAGCGGACCACCGCAAGCGCACCGGGGCCACCGTCGACACCATCCCCAAGCGCATCCGCCATCGCAAACTATCGCGCGATTAA
- a CDS encoding hemolysin family protein has translation MLLPLAILAVLLILNGFFAMAELAMMTSRQSRLQLAAAKGSSGAATALSLSREPTRFLSTVQVGITLIGILSGAFGERALSGELQMQVARVSWLAGYSEPISLVIVVLVITYFSLVVGELVPKRLALAHPEAIASFIAKPLNLLSKVAAWPVRVLTLSTDALLKVLRVKQRGDDDVSEDDVKALVARAASTGIFDPLEHKLFQRVFRVGDLTVESLMVPRSDIVWIDEDEPIADVRVLVGTSPHSHFPVCRRKIDQLIGVIHIKDLITYGLLAGTDFKVGVVAQQPMFIPGTMPALNLLDQFQRTKTHVAFVVDEYGGTQGLITLNDVVRAVVGDIPHRTEEPGPAGQRRGDGSWLLDGSLPLHEMAILLNIAPEAMAEFPGVNTVAGLALAQLGHIPVPGEKAVWRGFMLEVVDMDGTRIDKVLAMPLKA, from the coding sequence ATGCTCCTCCCCCTTGCCATCCTCGCGGTGCTGCTGATCCTTAATGGATTCTTTGCCATGGCCGAGCTGGCCATGATGACCTCGCGCCAGAGCCGCCTGCAACTGGCCGCCGCCAAGGGCAGCAGCGGCGCGGCCACCGCCCTGTCGCTTTCCCGGGAACCCACCCGCTTCCTTTCGACGGTGCAAGTCGGCATCACGCTCATCGGCATTCTCTCAGGCGCCTTTGGCGAAAGGGCGTTGTCGGGCGAACTTCAAATGCAGGTTGCGCGGGTTTCATGGCTCGCCGGCTACAGCGAGCCGATCTCGCTGGTGATCGTCGTCCTGGTCATCACCTATTTCTCGCTGGTGGTGGGCGAGCTGGTTCCCAAGCGCCTGGCCCTGGCCCATCCCGAGGCGATCGCTTCCTTCATCGCCAAGCCGCTCAATCTGCTCTCCAAGGTCGCGGCGTGGCCTGTCAGGGTGCTGACGCTCTCCACCGACGCGCTGCTCAAGGTTCTGCGGGTCAAGCAACGGGGTGACGACGATGTGTCGGAGGACGATGTGAAGGCGCTGGTGGCGCGGGCGGCGAGCACCGGCATCTTTGATCCCCTGGAGCACAAGCTCTTCCAGCGCGTTTTCCGCGTCGGCGACCTCACCGTCGAGTCGCTGATGGTCCCCCGCTCGGACATTGTCTGGATCGATGAGGACGAGCCGATCGCCGATGTCCGCGTGCTGGTGGGCACCAGCCCGCATTCTCACTTTCCGGTGTGCCGCCGCAAAATCGACCAGTTGATCGGGGTGATTCACATCAAGGACTTGATCACCTACGGCCTCCTGGCGGGGACGGACTTCAAGGTCGGCGTGGTGGCGCAGCAGCCCATGTTCATTCCCGGGACCATGCCCGCGCTCAATCTGCTGGACCAGTTCCAGCGCACCAAGACCCATGTGGCGTTCGTCGTCGATGAGTACGGCGGAACGCAGGGGCTCATCACGCTCAATGACGTCGTGCGCGCTGTGGTCGGCGACATTCCCCATCGAACCGAGGAGCCCGGGCCTGCGGGACAGCGCCGCGGCGATGGGTCATGGCTGCTCGACGGGTCGCTCCCATTGCATGAGATGGCGATCCTCTTGAATATCGCCCCCGAAGCCATGGCTGAATTCCCGGGCGTGAACACCGTCGCGGGCCTGGCCCTTGCTCAGCTGGGGCACATCCCCGTGCCCGGCGAGAAGGCGGTGTGGCGCGGATTCATGCTGGAAGTCGTGGACATGGACGGCACGCGCATCGACAAGGTGCTGGCGATGCCGCTCAAAGCGTAA
- a CDS encoding efflux RND transporter periplasmic adaptor subunit has product MNSEPAHHKDAAARRRSRSVPIVLGLALLAVVAAVIVFGVLPALSRTRALAESAAARNDELPRVVFVEAAALPASARVVVPARLDALQATSLYAQVGGYLGPMLVDMGDVVKKDQLLVEIQTPLLDRQIEQNISARDVAQAKIDLAQARVDLSHASLERLRSVGDERAVSKQSLDEASANSRTDKANLAAARADLAAVEADGHRLAALKSLARIVAPFDGEVTARGFDAGALIVADKTDNAVPIFRVTNREEIRAMINVPQSVSVNMHVGQPVEVTVKEIPDRRFTTKITRMAPELDRTTRTLQVEARIPNADHALMPGMFAEAAVVVPSTVDASLVPGEVIVIREGKQTLPVIDAQDTLHYLPVTLGRDNGTMVEVRSGAPVGTRVATNMSRQLPEGTKVAPVARAAAKP; this is encoded by the coding sequence ATGAATTCCGAGCCCGCACATCACAAGGACGCCGCCGCCCGCCGTCGCAGTCGCTCCGTGCCGATCGTGCTTGGATTGGCCCTGCTCGCGGTCGTGGCCGCTGTGATTGTGTTCGGTGTCCTGCCCGCGCTGAGCCGCACCCGGGCACTCGCCGAATCGGCCGCGGCGCGCAACGATGAACTTCCGCGGGTGGTCTTCGTGGAGGCCGCCGCATTGCCCGCGTCCGCTCGCGTGGTCGTGCCGGCCCGACTGGACGCCCTGCAGGCGACTTCGCTCTATGCGCAGGTCGGCGGCTATCTGGGTCCGATGCTGGTGGACATGGGTGATGTGGTGAAGAAGGACCAGCTCCTGGTCGAGATCCAGACGCCGCTGCTCGATCGGCAGATCGAGCAGAACATCTCGGCGCGCGACGTGGCCCAGGCGAAGATCGACCTAGCGCAGGCGCGGGTGGACCTCTCGCACGCGAGTCTGGAGCGGCTGCGCAGCGTTGGCGACGAGCGCGCCGTGAGCAAGCAGTCGCTGGACGAGGCCTCCGCGAATTCGCGCACCGACAAGGCGAATCTGGCGGCGGCGCGCGCGGACCTGGCCGCCGTCGAGGCGGACGGGCACCGGCTGGCGGCGCTGAAGTCGCTGGCCCGGATCGTGGCGCCCTTCGACGGCGAAGTGACGGCGCGGGGGTTCGACGCGGGTGCGCTCATCGTGGCCGACAAGACCGACAACGCCGTGCCGATCTTCCGGGTGACCAACCGCGAGGAGATCCGCGCCATGATCAATGTTCCGCAGTCCGTCTCGGTGAACATGCATGTCGGCCAGCCGGTGGAGGTCACGGTCAAGGAGATACCCGACCGTCGCTTCACGACCAAGATCACCCGCATGGCGCCGGAACTCGACCGCACTACGCGCACGCTGCAGGTGGAGGCGAGGATCCCCAACGCGGACCACGCGCTCATGCCGGGAATGTTCGCCGAGGCCGCCGTGGTCGTGCCTTCGACCGTCGATGCGTCGCTGGTGCCCGGCGAGGTCATCGTCATCCGCGAAGGCAAGCAAACCCTGCCGGTCATCGACGCGCAGGACACGCTGCACTATCTGCCCGTGACCCTTGGGCGCGACAACGGCACCATGGTCGAGGTGCGCTCTGGGGCGCCGGTGGGAACCCGGGTGGCGACCAACATGTCACGGCAGCTTCCCGAGGGGACCAAGGTCGCACCGGTCGCGCGGGCCGCCGCCAAGCCGTGA
- a CDS encoding efflux RND transporter permease subunit: MWIVRLALRRPYTFVVAALVVLLLGLVAILRMPTDIFPEVDIPVVSVIWSYGGISPEEMERRMVTISERAMTTTVNGIEHIESTSLSGAAVIRVYFQPGTKIEAAVAQITAINQTLLRIMPPGTTPPLVIRYSASNVPILQMAMRSDTLGEQAVYDIGLNFIRTRLATVQGAQVPLPIGGKPRQIMVDLDPELLLARGISPGEVSLAMNAQNVILPAGNVRFGNTEYTVRPNSSPDILEELNDLPIKQVGDKTIYMRDVAQVRDGFTTQTSIVHVDGARSALLTILKSTGYSTLEIVQRVKDALPAILATLPPGLDVTPLVDQSLFVRAAIDAVMYEAVLAAVLTGLMILLFLGSWRSTVVIAISIPLSMLVSIICLWALGQTLNTMTLGGLGLAVGILVDDATVEIENIHRNLGMRKPLVRAILDGAQQIAVPAFVATLCICIVFVPVFLISGAAKFLFVPLAMAVVFAMLASYVLSRTLVPTLARYLLGPEQAIYAAGGHEGGSGAVWAVHRAFNRRFEALASWHRQAIDWTLDHRRSALAGFAFLLAIAVGGALLVGQDFFPSVDTGQLRLHARCMPGMRIEKTEQRFQEVAQEIRRIIPANELRLIIDSIGQPSGGVNLAFSDSSTAGPADGEILISLTDARTRSADEYAALLREMLPQRFPDIEFFFQPADIVSQILNFGMAAPIDVQVTGPSRPDNLRLARDLMQRLARVPGAADVHLQQVPFAPELKVVVDRTRALQLGMTQRDVAGNMLTSLSGTAQVAPNYWLNPRNGVNYSITVQTPMAMIADLDELASTPLLTAGAGESHQLQNVATVERTQAPVAISHYNVQPVFDVLVSAAGADLGSVGRKVQAIVNEVQKDAPRGTTVVMRGQYDSMRTSFTGLALGLAAAILLVYFLMVVNFQSWLDPFIIIFAVPGALAGVVFMLLCTQTSFSVPSLMGAIMCVGVATSNSILVVTFANDRRGEGDDARTAAFNAATTRLRPVLMTAAAMMIGMVPMSLGLGEGGEQNAPLGRAVIGGLLVATVVTLLVVPVIYSMLRRTPPRPNTLEEVPA; the protein is encoded by the coding sequence ATGTGGATTGTCCGACTCGCCCTTCGACGCCCCTACACCTTCGTGGTCGCCGCGCTGGTGGTGCTGCTGCTGGGGCTGGTCGCGATCCTGCGCATGCCCACCGACATCTTCCCCGAGGTCGACATCCCGGTGGTCAGCGTGATCTGGTCCTACGGCGGGATCAGCCCGGAGGAGATGGAGCGCCGCATGGTCACCATCAGTGAGCGCGCCATGACCACCACCGTCAACGGCATCGAGCACATCGAGAGCACCTCGCTCTCCGGGGCCGCGGTCATTCGCGTCTACTTCCAGCCCGGCACCAAGATCGAGGCCGCCGTGGCCCAGATCACCGCGATCAACCAGACGCTGCTGCGGATCATGCCACCGGGCACCACGCCGCCGCTGGTGATCCGCTACTCCGCCAGCAACGTGCCCATTTTGCAGATGGCCATGCGCAGCGACACGCTCGGCGAGCAGGCGGTCTACGACATCGGGCTGAATTTCATCCGCACCCGCCTGGCCACCGTGCAGGGGGCGCAGGTGCCGCTGCCCATCGGCGGCAAGCCGCGCCAGATCATGGTCGACCTCGACCCCGAGCTGCTGCTGGCCCGCGGCATCTCCCCCGGCGAGGTCAGCCTGGCGATGAATGCCCAGAACGTGATCCTGCCCGCGGGAAACGTGCGCTTCGGCAACACCGAGTACACGGTCCGTCCCAACAGCAGCCCCGACATCCTCGAGGAGCTCAACGACCTGCCCATCAAGCAGGTCGGCGACAAGACGATCTACATGCGCGATGTCGCCCAGGTGCGCGACGGCTTCACGACGCAGACCAGCATCGTGCATGTGGACGGGGCGCGCAGCGCCCTGCTGACGATCCTGAAGTCCACCGGGTACTCGACGCTGGAGATCGTGCAGCGCGTGAAGGACGCGCTGCCGGCCATCCTGGCCACGCTGCCTCCGGGGCTGGATGTGACGCCGCTGGTCGACCAGTCGCTCTTCGTGCGCGCCGCGATCGACGCGGTGATGTACGAGGCGGTCCTCGCCGCGGTGCTGACCGGACTGATGATCCTCCTCTTCCTCGGTTCGTGGCGCTCGACGGTGGTGATTGCCATCAGCATCCCGCTGTCCATGCTCGTCTCCATCATCTGCCTGTGGGCCCTGGGGCAGACGCTCAACACCATGACCCTCGGCGGCCTCGGCCTCGCGGTGGGCATCCTGGTCGACGACGCGACGGTCGAGATCGAGAACATCCACCGCAATTTGGGCATGCGCAAGCCGCTGGTGCGGGCGATCCTGGATGGCGCGCAGCAGATTGCCGTGCCGGCGTTCGTGGCCACGCTGTGCATCTGCATCGTCTTCGTGCCGGTCTTCCTGATCAGCGGAGCGGCCAAGTTCCTCTTTGTGCCGCTGGCGATGGCCGTGGTCTTCGCGATGCTCGCCAGCTATGTGCTCAGCCGCACGCTGGTGCCCACGCTGGCCCGTTACCTGCTTGGGCCGGAGCAGGCGATCTACGCGGCGGGCGGGCACGAAGGCGGAAGCGGCGCGGTGTGGGCGGTGCACCGCGCGTTTAACCGCCGCTTCGAGGCGCTGGCCTCGTGGCACCGCCAGGCCATCGACTGGACCCTGGATCACCGCCGCAGCGCGCTCGCGGGCTTCGCCTTTCTGCTGGCGATCGCGGTCGGCGGGGCGCTTCTGGTGGGGCAGGATTTCTTCCCGAGCGTCGACACGGGGCAGTTGCGCCTGCATGCCCGGTGCATGCCCGGCATGCGCATCGAGAAGACCGAGCAGCGTTTCCAGGAGGTGGCCCAGGAAATTCGCAGGATCATTCCCGCGAACGAGCTTCGCCTCATCATCGATTCGATCGGACAGCCTTCGGGCGGCGTCAACCTTGCGTTCAGCGACTCCTCCACCGCCGGGCCCGCCGACGGCGAGATCCTGATCAGCCTGACCGACGCGCGCACGCGCAGCGCCGACGAGTACGCGGCCCTGCTGCGCGAGATGCTTCCGCAGCGATTTCCCGACATCGAGTTCTTCTTCCAGCCGGCCGACATCGTGAGCCAGATCCTGAACTTCGGCATGGCGGCGCCGATCGACGTGCAGGTGACCGGGCCCTCGCGGCCGGACAATCTGCGCCTGGCGCGGGACCTGATGCAGCGGTTGGCGCGCGTTCCCGGCGCGGCCGACGTGCATCTTCAGCAGGTTCCCTTCGCACCGGAGCTGAAGGTGGTCGTCGACCGCACCCGCGCCCTCCAGCTGGGCATGACGCAGCGCGACGTCGCCGGCAACATGCTGACTTCGCTCAGCGGCACCGCGCAGGTCGCTCCCAACTACTGGCTCAATCCCAGGAACGGGGTGAACTACTCCATCACCGTGCAGACGCCGATGGCGATGATCGCCGACCTCGACGAGCTCGCCTCCACGCCGCTGCTGACCGCCGGCGCGGGCGAGAGCCACCAACTCCAGAATGTGGCCACGGTCGAGCGCACCCAGGCGCCGGTGGCGATCAGCCACTACAACGTGCAGCCGGTCTTCGATGTCCTGGTCTCCGCCGCAGGCGCGGATCTCGGCTCGGTCGGCCGCAAGGTGCAGGCCATTGTGAACGAGGTCCAGAAGGACGCGCCGCGCGGCACCACCGTGGTGATGCGCGGCCAGTACGACTCGATGCGCACCAGCTTTACCGGCCTCGCCCTGGGACTCGCTGCGGCCATCCTGCTGGTCTATTTCCTGATGGTGGTCAACTTCCAGAGCTGGCTCGACCCGTTCATCATCATCTTCGCGGTGCCCGGAGCGCTGGCGGGGGTGGTCTTCATGCTGCTCTGCACGCAGACCTCCTTCAGCGTTCCGTCGCTCATGGGTGCGATCATGTGCGTCGGCGTCGCCACCTCCAACTCGATCCTGGTTGTCACCTTCGCCAACGACCGGCGTGGCGAGGGCGACGACGCGCGCACCGCCGCCTTCAACGCCGCGACCACGCGCCTGCGCCCGGTGCTCATGACCGCCGCGGCGATGATGATCGGAATGGTCCCGATGTCACTGGGCCTGGGCGAGGGCGGCGAGCAGAACGCGCCGCTGGGCCGGGCCGTGATTGGCGGGCTCCTGGTCGCCACCGTGGTCACCCTGCTGGTCGTGCCCGTCATCTATTCCATGCTGCGGCGCACGCCGCCGCGTCCGAACACCCTTGAGGAGGTCCCCGCATGA